AGACATAAAACAAATGACAAATGACGATCTCCACCGATTCCAGCTTTGCCGATACCCAAACCCATTGGGCAAAAGACTCAATTCACCAGCTTTTTAGCCGCCAAATTATCAGTGGTTATCCGGATGGTAGCTTTCGCCCCAATAACTCCGTTACCCGGGCTGAATTTGCGGCAATTTTAAATAAGGCTTTTCCCCAAGTTACCCCGGTGCGCGATGCCATCAACTTTCGCGATGTACCCGCCAATCACTGGGCAAATTCCGCGATTCAAACCGTTACCCGTGCTGCATTTTTCTCCGGTTATCCGAATGGAACCTTTCGCCCCAATCAACCCATTCCCCGTGTGCAAGCGCTGGTAGCATTAGTGAGTGGGTTAAAGTATGACCGTGACCCGAATCCTAACTCAATTCTTCAACAATACTATGATGATGCGGCGGCTATTCCCAATTATGCACGAGGCGCGATCGCAACCGCAACCCGTCAGTTTTTAGTCGTTAACTATCCAGATGTCAGACGCCTACACCCGAATCGCAATGCGACACGAGGCGAAGTGGCTGCACTGATTAGTCGGGCGTTAAAACTTCCTGGCGTTCCCCAACAGTATGTTCCGGGTTGGGATATCATCGCGATTGAACCTTTATTTGATGATGCGGATTCCTTTAGCCAAGAACGGGCGAGGGTCAAACTGGGAGAGAAATGGGGATATATTGATAAAACTGGCACATTTATTGTTGATCCGCAACTGAATGAAGCCGAACCCTTTTCCGAAGGAATTGCATTAGTAAGATTGCAGCAAAATGGCGTTGACTTAAGCTGGGTTCGTAGTAGGCACTTTAGTGCCAGAAGCGCTAAAGCGCTGACTACAAACGCCCAAAAATTATCCTCACTAGAAATCCGAGGCGTTTGGCTAACGACTACCGATAGCCAAGTTTTTAATACCTCAAAAAACATAGCTGAGGCGATGGATTTCCTCGCCAACACTGGATTTAATGTAGTTTTTCCGGTGGTTTGGAATAATGGGGCGACGCTTTATCCCAGTCGCCTGATGCAAGATATCATGGGACTGGAAATTGACCCGCGCTTTACTGGGCGAGATCCCCTAGCTGAACTGATTCAAGCGGCTAAGAACGTGGGATTAGCCGTAATTCCGTGGTTTGAATATGGCTTTGCCAGTTCCTATAATCAAAAGGGTGGACGCTTACTTGCCCAAAAACCTGATTGGGCGGCGCGGGATAGCCAAGGGAATTTACTCACCAAAAATAACTTTGAATGGCTAAATGCGTTTGACCCCCAGGTGCAGGATTTTGTTATGGGACTTATCCTGGAAGTTATTAGAAATTACGATATTGCTGGAATCCAGGGAGATGACCGCTTACCCGCCCTACCCTCAGAAGGGGGGTATGATACCCAAACGGTACAACGCTATGTGCAGCAGTTCAACCAAGAACCGCCTAACAACCCAAAAGACTCCCAATGGTTACAATGGCGGGCGGATTTGCTAACGGATTTCCTCACTCGTCTATACCGACAGGTGGTAGCAATTAATCCAGAACTGATAATTTCAATCGCACCTAGTCCCTATCCTTGGGGATTCCAGGAGTATTTACAAGATAACCAAGCCTGGGCGGATCAGGGATTGGTGGATATGATACATCCCCAATTCTATCGCCGGGATTTTGCTAGTTATAAACAGCTTGTTGATCGGTTGGTGCATGACCAATTAAACCCAGTACAATTGTCTACGGTGATACCGGGAATCCTGATTAAAAGCGGGTCGTATCGCATCAGTTCCCAGGATTTAGTCCAGGTAATTGAGTACAATCGCGATCGCGGTTTAGCCGGGGAGGTGTTATTTTTCTACGAGGGCTTGCGCCAGGATAATGATACCTTAGCCAACGCCTTGCGATCGCACGTCTATGCTCAATCGGTTCCCTTCAACACTGCACAAGTAAAGGCACAAGGGTTTACCCATCGCCGCGTTGGGGCTGAATATCGTTATATTGACCGCTTTGGTAATCTTGTCACTCAGCCTGAATTTGATTGGCTGGATTCGTTTCAGGAGGAACGGGCGCGAGTGCGAATGGGGTACAAGTGGGGCTATATTGACAAAACGGGACACCTGATCACTCGTTTAGACTTTGATCAGGCGGATCAGTTTGCGGAAGGATTAGCGCGAGTAAAAATTGGTAGTCGGTATGGGTATATCGATTTATCCGGTCAATGGGTAATTTCTCCCCAGTTTGATCAAGCGACTCGGTTCAGTGAAGGGTTAGCGGCGGTGAAGGTAGAAGATCAATGGGGTTATATCGATAAAATTGGTAAATGGGTAATTCCGACTCAGTTTGATCAGGCGGAGTTGTTCTCAGAAGGATTAGCGGCGGTACAACTGGCAGGTAAATACGGATATTGTGACTCAAACGGTCAACTGGTGATTCCCGCGAACTTTGACGCGGCGGGTTCATTTGCCCAAGGACTTGCCCCGGTTCAATTGCGCGATCGCTGGGGCTATATTAATCCTACTGGAGAATTGGTTATTGAGCCACAATTTGATGCGGCGCAACCCTTTTCCCAGGAATTAGCCGCCGTCAAAATTGGATCGTTTTGGGGGTATATCAATAAAAAGGGCGATCGGGTCATTTCACCGGAATTTGATCAAGTCAGGTCTTTTAGTGATGGATTAGCGCCCATTCAGATGGGTAAACGATGGGGTTATATTCGCAATCTCTTTGACAAATTGTAGGGGCGCACCGACGTGCATTGG
The DNA window shown above is from Coleofasciculus chthonoplastes PCC 7420 and carries:
- a CDS encoding WG repeat-containing protein, with the translated sequence MTISTDSSFADTQTHWAKDSIHQLFSRQIISGYPDGSFRPNNSVTRAEFAAILNKAFPQVTPVRDAINFRDVPANHWANSAIQTVTRAAFFSGYPNGTFRPNQPIPRVQALVALVSGLKYDRDPNPNSILQQYYDDAAAIPNYARGAIATATRQFLVVNYPDVRRLHPNRNATRGEVAALISRALKLPGVPQQYVPGWDIIAIEPLFDDADSFSQERARVKLGEKWGYIDKTGTFIVDPQLNEAEPFSEGIALVRLQQNGVDLSWVRSRHFSARSAKALTTNAQKLSSLEIRGVWLTTTDSQVFNTSKNIAEAMDFLANTGFNVVFPVVWNNGATLYPSRLMQDIMGLEIDPRFTGRDPLAELIQAAKNVGLAVIPWFEYGFASSYNQKGGRLLAQKPDWAARDSQGNLLTKNNFEWLNAFDPQVQDFVMGLILEVIRNYDIAGIQGDDRLPALPSEGGYDTQTVQRYVQQFNQEPPNNPKDSQWLQWRADLLTDFLTRLYRQVVAINPELIISIAPSPYPWGFQEYLQDNQAWADQGLVDMIHPQFYRRDFASYKQLVDRLVHDQLNPVQLSTVIPGILIKSGSYRISSQDLVQVIEYNRDRGLAGEVLFFYEGLRQDNDTLANALRSHVYAQSVPFNTAQVKAQGFTHRRVGAEYRYIDRFGNLVTQPEFDWLDSFQEERARVRMGYKWGYIDKTGHLITRLDFDQADQFAEGLARVKIGSRYGYIDLSGQWVISPQFDQATRFSEGLAAVKVEDQWGYIDKIGKWVIPTQFDQAELFSEGLAAVQLAGKYGYCDSNGQLVIPANFDAAGSFAQGLAPVQLRDRWGYINPTGELVIEPQFDAAQPFSQELAAVKIGSFWGYINKKGDRVISPEFDQVRSFSDGLAPIQMGKRWGYIRNLFDKL